One genomic segment of Oreochromis aureus strain Israel breed Guangdong linkage group 9, ZZ_aureus, whole genome shotgun sequence includes these proteins:
- the LOC116336522 gene encoding 5'-AMP-activated protein kinase subunit gamma-2-like isoform X4, whose translation MSGGCRVEVADTMSEQPDPDDAASEASERDIYMRFMKCHKCYDIIPTSSKLVVFDTTLQVKKAFFALVANGVRAAPLWESKKQSFVGMLTITDFINILTRYYKSPMVQIYELEEHKIETWRELYLQETFKPLVHISPDSSVFEAVHSLIKNKIHRLPVIDPVSGNALYILTHKRILKFLQLFVCEMPMPAFMKQTLEELGVGTYTNIAYIHPDTPLITALSVFTHRRVSALPVVDHHGKVVDIYSKFDVINLAAEKTYNNLDVTVTQALRHRSQYFEGVMKCNKLETLETIVDRIVKAEVHRLVVVDEESRIVGIVSLSDILQALVLTPAGLGRKESLPPQPTALDSAGPEQGRNQDQNQDLGSAPGTNPETESKPESNQQEEKEARDPEIGGETDAAETEREREEEKENEEREEGGEDKDEETEGEKEEREEVTEGEEDGGTTEVEAEEETKEKAERNNDEEMEGDRGGGATDEREGGETEMEAEEEDRGVGGREEEDEGDGNEGGGEEKGEVEEQPDEGVREEEGMPEGGGDGEAV comes from the exons GTGGAGGTTGCAGACACCATGTCGGAGCAGCCGGACCCCGATGATGCCG CGTCCGAGGCGTCAGAGAGAGACATCTACATGCGCTTCATGAAGTGCCACAAGTGCTACGACATCATCCCCACCAGCTCCAAGCTGGTGGTGTTCGACACCACGCTGCAG GTGAAGAAGGCGTTCTTCGCTCTGGTGGCCAACGGCGTGCGAGCCGCTCCACTGTGGGAGAGCAAGAAGCAAAGCTTTGTGG GAATGTTGACCATCACTGACTTCATCAACATCCTCACCAGATACTACAAGTCCCCcatg GTGCAGATCTACGAGCTGGAGGAGCACAAAATCGAGACGTGGAGAG AGCTCTACCTGCAGGAGACCTTCAAACCCCTGGTCCACATCTCACCTGATTCCAG CGTGTTCGAGGCTGTGCACTCGCTCATCAAGAACAAGATCCACCGTCTGCCCGTCATCGACCCGGTCAGCGGGAACGCCCTCTACATCCTGACGCACAAGAGGATCCTCAAgttcctgcagctgttt GTGTGTGAGATGCCCATGCCGGCCTTCATGAAGCAGACTCTGGAGGAGCTCGGCGTGGGGACGTACACCAACATCGCCTACATCCACCCCGACACGCCACTCATCACCGCCCTCTCCGTGTTCACGCACCGCCGTGTCTCCGCCCTCCCCGTTGTCGATCACCACG gTAAAGTGGTGGACATCTACTCCAAGTTTGACGTCATA AACCTGGCAGCAGAGAAAACCTACAACAACCTGGACGTGACGGTGACTCAGGCGCTGAGGCACCGCTCCCAGTACTTCGAGGGAGTGATGAAGTGCAACAAGCTGGAGACGCTGGAGACCATCGTGGACCGCATCGTGAAGGCCGAG gttcACCGGCTGGTGGTTGTCGATGAAGAGTCTCGCATTGTCGGTATTGTCTCTCTGTCTGACATCCTGCAGGCACTGGTCTTAACCCctgcag GTCTGGGGAGGAAGGAGTCTCTCCCCCCTCAGCCGACAGCTCTGGACTCAGCGGGACCGGAGCAGGGCCGAAACCAAGACCAGAACCAGGACCTGGGATCGGCGCCTGGAACAAATCCAGAGACAGAAAGTAAACCCGAGTCaaatcagcaggaggagaaggaggccAGGGACCCCGAAATAGGAGGAGAGACTGATgctgcagagacagagagagagagagaggaggagaaggaaaatgaggagagagaggaggggggagaggataAAGATGAGGAaacagaaggagagaaagaggagagggaggaggtgacagaaggagaggaagatggAGGAACAACAGAGGTGGAGGCTGAGGAGGAGACCAAAGAGAAGGCAGAGAGAAACAATGATGAGGAGATGGAGGGAGACAGAGGGGGAGGGGCAACagatgagagagagggaggagaaacagagatggaggctgaggaggaggacagagggGTGGGAGGGCGTGAGGAAGAGGACGAGGGCGATGGTAACGAGGGGGGAGGTGAAGAGAAAGGTGAGGTGGAGGAACAGCCAGATGAAGgagtgagagaggaggaggggatgCCAGAAGGAGGCGGGGATGGGGAGGCGGTGTGA
- the LOC116336522 gene encoding 5'-AMP-activated protein kinase subunit gamma-2-like isoform X5: MSEQPDPDDAASEASERDIYMRFMKCHKCYDIIPTSSKLVVFDTTLQVKKAFFALVANGVRAAPLWESKKQSFVGMLTITDFINILTRYYKSPMVQIYELEEHKIETWRELYLQETFKPLVHISPDSSVFEAVHSLIKNKIHRLPVIDPVSGNALYILTHKRILKFLQLFVCEMPMPAFMKQTLEELGVGTYTNIAYIHPDTPLITALSVFTHRRVSALPVVDHHGKVVDIYSKFDVINLAAEKTYNNLDVTVTQALRHRSQYFEGVMKCNKLETLETIVDRIVKAEVHRLVVVDEESRIVGIVSLSDILQALVLTPAGLGRKESLPPQPTALDSAGPEQGRNQDQNQDLGSAPGTNPETESKPESNQQEEKEARDPEIGGETDAAETEREREEEKENEEREEGGEDKDEETEGEKEEREEVTEGEEDGGTTEVEAEEETKEKAERNNDEEMEGDRGGGATDEREGGETEMEAEEEDRGVGGREEEDEGDGNEGGGEEKGEVEEQPDEGVREEEGMPEGGGDGEAV, from the exons ATGTCGGAGCAGCCGGACCCCGATGATGCCG CGTCCGAGGCGTCAGAGAGAGACATCTACATGCGCTTCATGAAGTGCCACAAGTGCTACGACATCATCCCCACCAGCTCCAAGCTGGTGGTGTTCGACACCACGCTGCAG GTGAAGAAGGCGTTCTTCGCTCTGGTGGCCAACGGCGTGCGAGCCGCTCCACTGTGGGAGAGCAAGAAGCAAAGCTTTGTGG GAATGTTGACCATCACTGACTTCATCAACATCCTCACCAGATACTACAAGTCCCCcatg GTGCAGATCTACGAGCTGGAGGAGCACAAAATCGAGACGTGGAGAG AGCTCTACCTGCAGGAGACCTTCAAACCCCTGGTCCACATCTCACCTGATTCCAG CGTGTTCGAGGCTGTGCACTCGCTCATCAAGAACAAGATCCACCGTCTGCCCGTCATCGACCCGGTCAGCGGGAACGCCCTCTACATCCTGACGCACAAGAGGATCCTCAAgttcctgcagctgttt GTGTGTGAGATGCCCATGCCGGCCTTCATGAAGCAGACTCTGGAGGAGCTCGGCGTGGGGACGTACACCAACATCGCCTACATCCACCCCGACACGCCACTCATCACCGCCCTCTCCGTGTTCACGCACCGCCGTGTCTCCGCCCTCCCCGTTGTCGATCACCACG gTAAAGTGGTGGACATCTACTCCAAGTTTGACGTCATA AACCTGGCAGCAGAGAAAACCTACAACAACCTGGACGTGACGGTGACTCAGGCGCTGAGGCACCGCTCCCAGTACTTCGAGGGAGTGATGAAGTGCAACAAGCTGGAGACGCTGGAGACCATCGTGGACCGCATCGTGAAGGCCGAG gttcACCGGCTGGTGGTTGTCGATGAAGAGTCTCGCATTGTCGGTATTGTCTCTCTGTCTGACATCCTGCAGGCACTGGTCTTAACCCctgcag GTCTGGGGAGGAAGGAGTCTCTCCCCCCTCAGCCGACAGCTCTGGACTCAGCGGGACCGGAGCAGGGCCGAAACCAAGACCAGAACCAGGACCTGGGATCGGCGCCTGGAACAAATCCAGAGACAGAAAGTAAACCCGAGTCaaatcagcaggaggagaaggaggccAGGGACCCCGAAATAGGAGGAGAGACTGATgctgcagagacagagagagagagagaggaggagaaggaaaatgaggagagagaggaggggggagaggataAAGATGAGGAaacagaaggagagaaagaggagagggaggaggtgacagaaggagaggaagatggAGGAACAACAGAGGTGGAGGCTGAGGAGGAGACCAAAGAGAAGGCAGAGAGAAACAATGATGAGGAGATGGAGGGAGACAGAGGGGGAGGGGCAACagatgagagagagggaggagaaacagagatggaggctgaggaggaggacagagggGTGGGAGGGCGTGAGGAAGAGGACGAGGGCGATGGTAACGAGGGGGGAGGTGAAGAGAAAGGTGAGGTGGAGGAACAGCCAGATGAAGgagtgagagaggaggaggggatgCCAGAAGGAGGCGGGGATGGGGAGGCGGTGTGA